The following are from one region of the Staphylococcus argenteus genome:
- the clpL gene encoding ATP-dependent Clp protease ATP-binding subunit ClpL: MNNGFFNSDFDSIFRRMMQDMQGTNQSGNKKYYINGKEVSPEELAQLTQQSGNHSAEQSAQAFQQAAQRQQGQQGGNGNYLEQIGRNLTQEARDGLLDPVIGRDKEIQETAEVLSRRTKNNPILVGEAGVGKTAIVEGLAQAIVEGNVPAAIKDKEIISVDISSLEAGTQYRGAFEENIQKLIEGVKSSQNAVLFFDEIHQIIGSGATGSDSGSKGLSDILKPALSRGEISIIGATTQDEYRNNILKDAALTRRFNEVLVNEPSAEDTVEILKGIREKFEKHHQVKLPDDVLKACVDLSIQYIPQRLLPDKAIDVLDITAAHLSAQSPAIDKVETEKRISNLENDKRKAVSAEEYKKADDIQNEIKSLQDKLENSNGEHTAVATVHDISDTIQRLTGIPVSQMDDNDIERLKNISNRLRSKIIGQDKAVEMVSRAIRRNRAGFDDGNRPIGSFLFVGPTGVGKTELAKQLAIDLFGNKDALIRLDMSEYSDTTAVSKMIGTTAGYVGYDDNSNTLTEKVRRNPYSVILFDEIEKANPQILTLLLQVMDDGNLTDGQGNVINFKNTIIICTSNAGFGNGNDTEEKDIMHEMKKFFRPEFLNRFNGIVEFLHLDKDALQDIVNLLLDDVQTTLDKKGITMDVSQDAKDWLIEEGYDEELGARPLRRIVEQQVRDKITDYYLDHTDVKHVDIDVENNELVVKGK; this comes from the coding sequence ATGAATAACGGTTTTTTCAATAGTGACTTTGATTCAATTTTTCGAAGAATGATGCAAGACATGCAAGGTACAAATCAAAGTGGTAATAAGAAATACTATATTAATGGCAAAGAAGTTTCACCCGAAGAACTAGCGCAACTCACGCAACAAAGTGGCAATCACTCTGCCGAACAAAGTGCGCAAGCTTTTCAACAAGCAGCACAAAGACAACAAGGACAACAAGGTGGCAACGGCAATTATTTAGAACAAATTGGTCGTAACCTTACACAAGAAGCACGCGATGGTTTATTAGATCCAGTCATTGGCCGTGATAAAGAAATTCAAGAAACTGCTGAAGTCTTAAGTAGACGAACTAAAAACAATCCTATATTAGTTGGAGAAGCTGGTGTTGGTAAAACTGCGATTGTTGAAGGTTTAGCACAAGCAATCGTTGAAGGAAATGTACCGGCAGCAATCAAAGACAAAGAAATTATTTCTGTAGATATTTCATCATTAGAAGCCGGAACACAATACCGTGGTGCTTTTGAAGAAAATATTCAAAAGTTAATTGAAGGTGTTAAATCTTCACAAAATGCCGTACTATTCTTTGATGAAATCCATCAAATTATCGGTTCAGGTGCTACAGGAAGTGATTCAGGTAGTAAAGGCTTATCCGACATTTTGAAACCTGCATTAAGTCGTGGCGAGATTTCAATTATTGGTGCAACAACACAAGATGAATATCGAAACAATATCCTTAAAGACGCTGCGTTAACTCGCCGTTTTAATGAAGTACTTGTAAATGAACCTAGCGCTGAAGATACAGTTGAAATTTTAAAAGGTATTCGTGAAAAATTCGAGAAACACCATCAAGTAAAATTACCAGATGATGTGTTAAAAGCATGTGTGGACTTATCAATTCAATATATCCCACAACGGTTATTACCAGATAAAGCGATTGATGTATTAGATATTACAGCAGCTCACTTATCTGCACAAAGTCCTGCAATTGATAAAGTAGAGACTGAAAAACGCATTTCAAATTTAGAAAATGATAAACGAAAAGCAGTTAGTGCTGAAGAATATAAAAAAGCTGATGATATTCAAAACGAAATCAAATCATTGCAAGATAAATTAGAAAATAGCAATGGCGAACATACTGCAGTTGCTACAGTTCATGATATTTCTGATACGATTCAACGATTAACTGGTATTCCAGTATCTCAAATGGATGATAATGACATTGAACGTTTAAAAAACATTTCTAATCGTTTAAGAAGTAAAATCATCGGTCAAGATAAAGCTGTAGAAATGGTTTCACGTGCCATTCGTCGTAATCGCGCTGGGTTTGATGACGGCAATCGTCCAATTGGTAGCTTCCTATTTGTCGGTCCTACTGGTGTGGGTAAAACAGAACTTGCTAAACAACTAGCAATTGACCTCTTTGGTAACAAAGATGCGCTTATCCGACTTGATATGAGTGAATACAGTGATACAACTGCTGTTTCAAAAATGATAGGTACAACTGCTGGCTATGTCGGTTACGATGATAATTCAAATACATTAACTGAAAAAGTACGTCGTAATCCGTATTCAGTCATTCTATTTGATGAAATTGAAAAAGCAAACCCACAAATTTTAACATTGTTATTACAAGTTATGGACGATGGTAATTTGACAGATGGCCAAGGTAATGTCATTAACTTTAAAAATACAATTATTATTTGTACATCAAATGCTGGATTTGGAAATGGCAATGATACTGAAGAAAAAGATATTATGCATGAAATGAAAAAATTCTTCCGTCCTGAATTCCTTAACCGCTTCAACGGCATCGTTGAATTCTTACATTTAGATAAAGATGCATTACAAGACATCGTCAACTTATTATTAGACGATGTACAAACTACATTAGATAAAAAAGGTATTACGATGGACGTTTCTCAAGATGCTAAAGATTGGTTGATTGAAGAAGGTTATGATGAAGAATTAGGTGCGCGTCCATTAAGACGTATTGTTGAACAACAAGTACGCGACAAAATTACAGATTACTATTTAGATCATACAGACGTTAAACATGTGGATATAGATGTTGAAAATAATGAATTAGTCGTGAAAGGTAAATAA
- a CDS encoding FeoA family protein has protein sequence MLNVRNGEKNKIYKIKQIDINNMNMLYRLSAFGLTDGSTIKIKQKCLFKGPCIIEINGQQLSIRHCDACCIALEE, from the coding sequence ATGTTAAACGTTAGAAATGGTGAAAAAAACAAAATTTATAAAATTAAACAAATTGATATTAATAATATGAATATGCTTTATCGCTTAAGTGCATTCGGTTTGACGGATGGCTCAACAATTAAGATTAAGCAAAAATGTTTATTTAAAGGGCCATGTATTATTGAAATTAATGGTCAACAACTAAGTATTAGACATTGCGACGCATGTTGCATTGCACTCGAAGAATAG
- the farE gene encoding fatty acid efflux MMPL transporter FarE, translated as MAKFLYKMGTFIAKHKWSALIAWVVIVAAIFIPIATNAPKFDNDIKMTGLKSLDTNDKIEKHFNQDSEKAQIRVVFKTTKDDGIVQPSITKDIKKTLNDIKKDDKHIDKISDPYENKQISKDKTTAFADITYDVNQTSLKDGSRDNVKSHLKDLRDNHNVQTELTGTGMTSTDVGGNSELVGIIVAFVVLLITFGSVIAAGLPIISALIGLASGVGIISLLTYAFDIPNVTLTLAVMIGLAVGIDYALFILFRYRQVMKTETDHIKGIGLAVGTAGSAVIFAGVTVVIAVCGLSLVGIDFLAVMGFASAISVIFAVISALTLLPALISIFHKRIKVNKLQSKFKKDIDTPWSKFITGNALAAVLLGLIILVAAAIPVSHMRLGIPDDGVKPADSTQKKAYDIISDKFGEGFNGQIPMLINVKDKKDDPQGLQQDLQSVYKDIKDKKNVDIVTPPQMSKDNEYALMVVIPKHGPNAESTNDLVHDLRDYNKDAQDKYGFKTEISGQSVINIDMSKKLNEAIPLFASVIVVLAFFLLMIVFRSILIPLKAVLGFVLSLLATLGFTTLVMQDGFMKGLFGIETTGPMLAFLPVITIGILFGLAMDYEVFLMSRIHEEYSKTGDNDYAIKVGLKESGPVIVAAALIMFSVFFAFVFQEDVMIKSMGMALAFGVLFDAFIVRMMLIPALTKLFGKGSWYLPAWLNRIIPRVDIEGHALEKYKTVESQTSEVENSKEKYDTTFKVHDQDTHVAKGSQLREETQTIVLDNRTMALYQQVKQHSANPMFLHDALVDYQNKHHLNTQQQTTNIDQLNKNIEKLNQLLEQNLRDKS; from the coding sequence TTGGCAAAATTTTTATATAAGATGGGGACATTCATCGCAAAACATAAGTGGTCTGCACTCATCGCATGGGTAGTCATTGTAGCTGCAATTTTCATACCAATTGCTACGAATGCACCAAAATTTGACAATGATATTAAAATGACGGGATTAAAGTCATTAGATACGAATGATAAAATTGAAAAACATTTTAATCAAGATAGTGAAAAGGCACAAATACGTGTGGTCTTTAAGACGACTAAAGATGATGGAATTGTGCAACCGAGTATTACAAAAGATATTAAGAAAACGTTAAATGATATTAAAAAAGATGACAAGCACATTGATAAAATATCAGATCCTTATGAAAATAAACAAATCAGTAAAGATAAAACAACTGCATTTGCAGATATCACATATGACGTTAATCAAACATCTTTAAAAGATGGTTCTAGAGATAATGTGAAAAGTCATTTAAAGGATTTACGTGACAATCATAATGTACAAACAGAGTTAACGGGTACAGGTATGACATCAACAGATGTAGGTGGTAATTCTGAACTGGTTGGTATTATTGTTGCCTTTGTTGTGCTATTAATTACATTTGGTTCAGTTATTGCAGCAGGATTACCTATTATTAGTGCATTAATTGGTTTAGCCTCTGGAGTAGGTATTATTAGTTTGTTAACTTATGCTTTTGATATACCAAATGTCACACTAACATTAGCAGTTATGATTGGACTAGCGGTTGGTATCGATTATGCATTATTTATTTTATTCAGATACCGACAAGTTATGAAGACTGAAACAGATCACATTAAAGGTATTGGTCTTGCAGTAGGAACAGCAGGTAGTGCAGTTATTTTTGCTGGTGTAACAGTTGTGATTGCAGTATGTGGTTTATCATTAGTAGGTATTGATTTCTTAGCAGTAATGGGATTTGCTTCGGCAATTAGTGTTATTTTTGCCGTAATTAGCGCCTTAACTTTATTACCTGCATTAATAAGCATTTTCCATAAACGTATTAAAGTGAATAAATTACAGTCTAAATTCAAAAAAGATATTGATACGCCATGGTCTAAATTTATTACAGGAAATGCACTTGCGGCAGTATTACTAGGTTTAATCATATTAGTAGCAGCGGCGATACCGGTTAGTCATATGAGACTTGGGATTCCGGATGACGGCGTTAAACCAGCAGATTCTACTCAGAAAAAAGCTTACGATATCATTTCGGATAAGTTTGGCGAAGGATTTAACGGTCAGATACCGATGTTGATTAACGTTAAAGATAAAAAGGATGATCCACAAGGATTACAACAAGATTTACAATCTGTATATAAAGACATTAAAGATAAGAAAAACGTAGATATCGTGACACCACCACAAATGAGTAAAGATAATGAATATGCTTTGATGGTTGTGATACCTAAACATGGACCTAATGCAGAAAGTACCAATGACTTAGTACATGATTTAAGAGATTATAATAAAGACGCGCAAGATAAGTATGGTTTCAAAACAGAAATTTCAGGGCAAAGTGTAATTAATATTGATATGTCCAAAAAGTTAAATGAAGCGATACCTTTATTTGCGTCAGTCATTGTAGTATTAGCATTTTTCTTATTAATGATAGTGTTCCGTTCAATCTTAATACCTTTAAAAGCAGTATTAGGATTTGTCTTATCATTATTGGCAACTTTAGGATTTACTACATTAGTAATGCAAGATGGCTTTATGAAAGGCCTGTTTGGTATTGAAACGACAGGACCAATGCTAGCATTTTTACCGGTTATTACTATAGGTATCTTATTTGGATTGGCGATGGATTATGAAGTCTTCCTTATGTCACGAATTCATGAAGAATATAGTAAAACAGGTGATAATGATTATGCTATTAAAGTAGGATTGAAAGAAAGTGGTCCGGTTATAGTTGCTGCAGCATTAATCATGTTCAGTGTCTTCTTTGCCTTTGTGTTCCAAGAAGATGTCATGATTAAATCAATGGGTATGGCACTAGCCTTTGGTGTTCTCTTTGATGCATTCATTGTCAGAATGATGCTGATTCCTGCATTAACGAAATTGTTTGGAAAAGGTTCATGGTATTTACCAGCATGGTTAAATCGTATTATTCCAAGAGTCGATATTGAAGGACACGCACTTGAAAAGTACAAAACGGTTGAATCGCAAACATCTGAAGTTGAAAATAGTAAGGAAAAGTACGATACTACCTTTAAAGTACACGACCAAGATACACATGTAGCAAAAGGCTCACAATTGCGTGAAGAGACTCAGACAATTGTACTAGATAATAGAACGATGGCATTATATCAACAAGTGAAACAGCACTCAGCAAATCCAATGTTCTTGCACGATGCTTTAGTAGATTACCAAAACAAACATCACTTAAATACACAACAACAAACGACGAATATAGATCAGTTAAATAAAAACATTGAGAAATTGAATCAATTATTAGAACAAAATTTACGTGATAAATCATAA
- the feoB gene encoding ferrous iron transport protein B, giving the protein MENYCILGNPNVGKTSLFNALTGSYEYVGNWSGVTVEKKVGKLKHHLGELIDLPGTYDLSPISVDETIVTDYLLNNQFTGMINIVDASQLKRNMQLTIQLLELNKPMYIGLNMIDVATKRGIHIDYHKLMKKLKTPIFPVVARTGKGTDHLLGEIKYLGEEAQPHFKLNYGEMIESAIKDICQFIMAETTHSNYESRFIAIQYLLDNVQITKELSQHLLDKLLTIRQRLIQKLNGTTIRREMERIRNQFIDMLLQDIVTYPDDDKQFFSTKLDKILTHKYLGIPIFLGIMWLIFQTTFTWIGTPLSDQLDAFIGGTLTDGVKSAMSYLGLIPFLQDLITDGIIAGVGSVLVFVPQIVVLFFFISLLEDSGYMARIAVLMDRIMESFGLSGKSFIPMIIGFGCNVPSVMAARSIENEKERLTTILIAPFMSCSARLPVYALFVGIFFKENQSLVVLSLYVLGIVIAFLVSTVLTKTVLKNDNAIFIVELPTYRVPSIKTLWRSTWEKAKGFVRKAGTFIFGGSVVIWLLSYVGPHGINVNINDSFLHMVGSFFGMLVQPLGFGTWQAGATLVPGFLAKEVIVSSMAIIYSSGDAGLIHVIQDQFTPLSAYAFMIFILLYIPCVSTVAAIRKETYSWKWTVLAVVYPLLTAYVLTFIFYQVGHLFV; this is encoded by the coding sequence ATGGAAAATTATTGCATATTAGGTAATCCCAATGTCGGAAAGACATCGTTGTTTAATGCGTTGACTGGCTCTTACGAGTATGTAGGAAACTGGAGTGGCGTAACAGTAGAGAAAAAAGTAGGGAAGTTAAAACATCATTTAGGGGAATTAATTGATTTGCCAGGTACATATGATTTGTCGCCAATCTCTGTAGATGAAACGATTGTTACGGATTATTTGTTAAACAATCAATTTACAGGAATGATAAATATCGTTGATGCGAGTCAACTAAAGAGGAATATGCAGTTGACTATCCAATTACTAGAATTAAACAAACCAATGTATATCGGACTGAACATGATCGACGTAGCAACAAAACGGGGGATACATATTGATTATCATAAATTGATGAAAAAGTTGAAAACGCCTATTTTCCCAGTTGTTGCTCGCACAGGTAAAGGTACCGATCATTTACTCGGAGAAATTAAATATTTAGGGGAAGAGGCACAACCACATTTTAAACTCAATTATGGTGAAATGATTGAAAGTGCTATTAAAGATATTTGTCAGTTTATTATGGCGGAAACAACGCATTCAAACTATGAATCAAGATTTATTGCAATTCAATACCTTTTAGACAATGTTCAAATTACAAAGGAATTAAGCCAACATTTATTAGATAAACTGTTAACGATTCGTCAACGATTAATTCAGAAGTTGAATGGAACAACAATTCGCCGTGAAATGGAACGTATTCGCAACCAATTCATTGATATGTTGTTACAAGATATCGTGACATATCCAGATGATGATAAACAATTTTTCAGTACGAAATTAGATAAAATATTAACTCACAAATACTTAGGTATACCAATATTTTTAGGAATTATGTGGTTAATTTTTCAAACGACATTTACATGGATAGGTACACCATTATCTGATCAACTTGACGCATTCATTGGAGGAACATTAACGGACGGTGTTAAGAGTGCCATGAGCTACCTTGGTCTGATACCTTTTTTACAAGATTTAATTACTGATGGCATTATTGCAGGTGTTGGTTCTGTATTAGTTTTTGTACCACAAATTGTCGTGCTCTTTTTCTTTATATCGTTATTAGAAGATTCCGGATATATGGCACGAATAGCTGTCTTAATGGATCGTATCATGGAATCATTTGGTTTAAGTGGAAAGTCATTTATACCTATGATTATCGGATTTGGTTGTAATGTTCCAAGCGTGATGGCTGCGCGAAGTATTGAAAACGAAAAAGAACGTCTAACAACCATTTTAATTGCACCATTTATGTCATGTTCAGCAAGACTGCCTGTTTATGCATTATTCGTAGGTATCTTTTTTAAAGAGAATCAGTCATTAGTGGTACTTAGTTTATATGTGTTAGGCATTGTCATAGCATTTTTAGTAAGTACAGTACTTACTAAGACGGTTTTAAAAAATGATAATGCAATATTTATTGTGGAATTACCGACGTATCGTGTCCCATCAATTAAAACATTGTGGCGTAGTACTTGGGAAAAGGCTAAGGGATTTGTTCGTAAAGCAGGTACATTTATTTTTGGCGGTTCAGTAGTGATATGGCTTTTAAGTTATGTTGGTCCACATGGCATCAATGTAAATATTAACGACAGTTTTTTACATATGGTTGGTAGCTTCTTTGGTATGTTAGTGCAACCGCTTGGATTTGGAACATGGCAAGCTGGTGCTACGTTAGTTCCAGGGTTTTTGGCAAAAGAAGTTATTGTGAGTTCAATGGCAATTATTTATTCATCAGGTGATGCTGGGCTTATTCATGTCATTCAAGATCAATTCACACCATTATCTGCGTATGCCTTTATGATTTTTATATTGTTATACATCCCATGTGTCTCTACTGTGGCAGCAATTCGTAAGGAAACATATTCTTGGAAATGGACAGTACTCGCAGTGGTATATCCATTATTGACTGCCTATGTTTTAACATTTATCTTTTATCAAGTTGGACATTTATTTGTTTAA
- a CDS encoding methylated-DNA--[protein]-cysteine S-methyltransferase: MDYKCYYDSPVGRLELVSDGESLTAILFENQQDNGTREERASLTIFKDAAQWLDAYFKGDNPEITISLTPTGSHFQQCVWNELRQIPYGTLTTYGEIAKKVGKLLDKPKMSAQAVGGAVGSNPLSIIVPCHRVVGKTGSLTGFGGTINNKIKLLELENIDMAGLYIPKHSTKP; encoded by the coding sequence ATGGATTATAAGTGCTATTATGATTCACCGGTTGGACGATTGGAACTTGTGAGTGATGGTGAAAGTTTAACTGCAATTTTATTTGAAAATCAACAAGATAATGGTACGAGAGAAGAACGTGCATCTTTAACGATATTTAAAGATGCGGCACAATGGTTAGACGCGTATTTTAAAGGTGACAACCCTGAAATCACAATATCTTTAACGCCAACAGGTAGCCATTTTCAACAATGTGTTTGGAATGAATTAAGGCAGATTCCTTATGGGACATTAACAACGTATGGAGAAATTGCTAAAAAAGTAGGAAAGCTACTTGATAAGCCGAAAATGTCAGCACAAGCAGTTGGAGGTGCCGTAGGTAGTAATCCTCTGTCAATTATCGTGCCATGCCATCGTGTTGTCGGTAAAACGGGTAGCTTAACAGGATTCGGTGGAACAATTAACAATAAAATTAAGTTGTTAGAGTTGGAGAATATAGACATGGCTGGACTATATATACCTAAACATAGCACGAAGCCTTAA
- a CDS encoding sterile alpha motif-like domain-containing protein encodes MSFYEFMQNFLGDDTPLGELVDWINQDSNFPREVKSHSEILSYFRTNPCPESISVPVIKRALSVFNQFTNVQ; translated from the coding sequence TTGAGCTTTTACGAATTTATGCAAAATTTTCTTGGTGATGACACACCATTAGGTGAATTGGTTGATTGGATTAATCAAGATAGCAATTTCCCTAGAGAAGTGAAGAGCCATAGTGAAATATTGTCATATTTTCGAACAAATCCATGTCCTGAAAGCATCTCAGTACCTGTAATTAAACGGGCACTATCAGTTTTCAACCAATTCACAAATGTACAATGA
- a CDS encoding FeoB-associated Cys-rich membrane protein, with product MTVMINILIFLAIFGYAFYTLVKFFKRSKQGKCGTCEIDNDCCSTEQQVVKHFPGK from the coding sequence ATGACAGTAATGATTAATATTTTGATATTTTTAGCGATTTTCGGATATGCTTTTTATACATTGGTTAAATTTTTCAAACGTTCTAAGCAAGGGAAATGTGGTACTTGTGAAATAGACAACGATTGTTGTAGTACAGAACAACAGGTAGTAAAACATTTTCCAGGGAAATAA
- a CDS encoding CHAP domain-containing protein: protein MKYKKILIRLLITFAVLFTADFTYQSVEQTHQSHAAVNYYSKNQCTWWAFQRRAQVGKPVSNRWGNAKNWYNNARKSKYATGRTPRKFAVMQSTAGYYGHVAVVEQVYKNGSIKVSEYNFYRPLKYNTRVLSKKAARNYNYIY from the coding sequence ATGAAATATAAAAAGATACTTATTCGTTTATTAATTACTTTTGCAGTACTTTTCACAGCAGATTTTACATATCAATCCGTCGAACAAACTCACCAGTCTCATGCCGCAGTAAATTATTATAGTAAAAATCAATGTACATGGTGGGCTTTTCAACGTCGTGCACAAGTCGGTAAACCTGTTTCTAATAGATGGGGCAATGCTAAAAATTGGTATAATAACGCACGTAAATCAAAATATGCAACTGGTCGTACACCAAGAAAATTTGCTGTCATGCAATCAACTGCAGGATATTATGGACATGTCGCAGTTGTCGAACAAGTATATAAAAACGGTAGTATTAAAGTTTCAGAGTACAATTTTTATCGCCCATTAAAATATAATACACGCGTGTTAAGTAAAAAGGCGGCACGTAACTATAACTATATCTATTAA
- a CDS encoding hydroxymethylglutaryl-CoA reductase, degradative: MQSLDKNFRHLSRKEKLQQLVDKKWLSEEQFDILLNHPLIDEEVANSLIENVIAQGALPVGLLPNIIVDEKSYVVPMMVEEPSVVAAASYGAKLVNQTGGFKTVSSERIMIGQIVFDGVEDTEKLSADIKSLEKQIHKIADEAYPSIKARGGGYQRIAIDTFPEQQLLSLKVFVDTKDAMGANMLNTILESITAYLKNEFPQSDILMSILSNHATASVVKVQGEIDVDDLTRGDRSGEEVAKRMERASILAQVDIHRAATHNKGVMNGIHAVVLATGNDTRGAEASAHAYASRDGQYRGIATWRYDQERQRLIGTIEVPMTLAIVGGGTKVLPIAKASLELLNVDTAQELGHVVAAVGLAQNFAACRALVSEGIQQGHMSLQYKSLAIVVGAKGDEIALVAEALKKEPRANTQAAERILQELRRQ; the protein is encoded by the coding sequence ATGCAAAGTTTAGATAAGAATTTTCGACATTTATCTCGTAAAGAAAAGTTACAACAATTGGTTGATAAGAAATGGTTATCAGAAGAACAATTCGACATTTTACTGAATCATCCATTAATCGATGAAGAAGTAGCCAATAGTTTGATTGAAAATGTGATAGCACAAGGCGCATTACCAGTTGGTTTACTACCGAATATTATTGTGGATGAAAAGTCTTATGTTGTTCCTATGATGGTAGAAGAACCTTCAGTTGTTGCCGCTGCAAGTTATGGCGCTAAGTTAGTTAATCAGACTGGCGGATTTAAAACTGTATCTTCAGAGCGTATTATGATAGGCCAAATCGTCTTTGATGGTGTCGAGGATACTGAAAAATTATCAGCAGACATTAAATCTTTAGAAAAGCAAATTCATAAAATTGCGGATGAGGCATATCCATCTATTAAAGCGCGTGGTGGTGGTTATCAACGTATAGCTATTGATACATTTCCAGAACAACAACTACTATCATTAAAAGTGTTTGTTGATACTAAAGATGCAATGGGCGCTAATATGTTAAATACTATTTTAGAGTCTATTACAGCTTATTTAAAAAATGAATTTCCACAAAGTGATATTTTAATGAGTATTTTATCAAATCATGCGACTGCATCCGTAGTTAAGGTTCAAGGTGAGATTGATGTTGATGACTTAACGAGAGGCGACAGATCTGGCGAAGAAGTAGCCAAAAGAATGGAACGTGCTTCTATACTAGCGCAAGTTGATATTCATCGTGCAGCAACACATAATAAAGGAGTTATGAATGGCATTCATGCAGTCGTTTTAGCGACGGGAAATGATACACGTGGTGCGGAAGCAAGTGCGCATGCATATGCAAGTCGTGACGGTCAGTATCGCGGTATTGCTACATGGCGATATGATCAAGAACGTCAACGTTTAATTGGTACAATAGAAGTGCCAATGACATTAGCAATTGTTGGTGGTGGTACGAAAGTATTGCCAATAGCTAAAGCTTCTTTAGAGTTATTAAATGTAGATACAGCTCAAGAATTAGGGCATGTAGTAGCGGCGGTAGGATTAGCACAAAACTTTGCGGCATGTCGTGCACTAGTGTCAGAAGGTATTCAACAAGGTCACATGAGCTTACAATATAAATCATTAGCTATCGTTGTAGGGGCAAAAGGTGATGAAATTGCACTAGTGGCGGAAGCTTTGAAAAAAGAACCTCGCGCGAATACACAAGCAGCGGAACGTATTTTACAAGAACTTAGACGACAATAG
- a CDS encoding hydroxymethylglutaryl-CoA synthase has protein sequence MTIGIDKINFYVPKYYVDMAKLAEARQVDPNKFLIGIGQTEMAVSPVNQDIVSMGANAAKDIITDEDKKKIGMVIVATESAVDAAKAAAVQIHNLLGIQPFARCFEMKEACYAATPAIQLAKDYLATRPNEKVLVIATDTARYGLNSGGEPTQGAGAVAMVIAHNPSILALNEDAVAYTEDVYDFWRPTGHKYPLVDGALSKDAYIRSFQQSWNEYAKRQGKSLADFASLCFHVPFTKMGKKALESIIDNADETTQERLRSGYEDAVDYNRYVGNIYTGSLYLSLISLLENRDLQAGETIGLFSYGSGSVGEFYSATLVEGYKDHLDQAAHKALLNNRTEVSVDAYETFFKRFDDVDFDEQQDAVHEDRHIFYLSNIENNVREYHRPE, from the coding sequence ATGACAATAGGTATCGATAAAATAAACTTTTACGTTCCAAAGTACTATGTAGACATGGCTAAATTAGCAGAAGCACGCCAAGTAGATCCAAACAAATTTTTAATTGGTATTGGTCAAACTGAAATGGCTGTTAGTCCTGTAAACCAAGACATCGTTTCAATGGGCGCTAACGCTGCTAAGGACATTATAACAGACGAAGATAAAAAGAAAATTGGTATGGTAATTGTGGCAACTGAATCAGCAGTCGATGCTGCAAAAGCAGCTGCTGTGCAAATTCACAACTTATTAGGTATCCAACCATTTGCACGCTGCTTTGAAATGAAAGAAGCTTGCTATGCTGCTACACCAGCAATTCAATTAGCTAAAGATTATTTAGCGACAAGACCAAATGAAAAAGTATTAGTTATTGCCACTGATACAGCACGTTATGGATTGAATTCAGGCGGCGAGCCAACACAAGGTGCTGGCGCAGTTGCGATGGTTATTGCACATAATCCAAGCATTTTGGCATTAAATGAAGATGCTGTTGCTTACACTGAAGACGTTTATGATTTCTGGCGTCCAACTGGACATAAATATCCATTAGTTGATGGCGCTTTATCTAAAGATGCTTATATCCGTTCATTCCAACAAAGCTGGAACGAATATGCAAAACGTCAAGGTAAATCATTGGCCGACTTTGCATCACTATGCTTCCACGTACCATTTACAAAAATGGGTAAAAAAGCATTAGAGTCAATCATTGATAACGCTGATGAAACAACTCAAGAGCGTTTACGTTCAGGTTATGAAGACGCTGTAGATTATAACCGTTATGTCGGTAATATTTACACTGGATCATTGTATTTAAGTTTAATTTCATTACTTGAAAACCGTGATTTACAAGCTGGTGAAACAATCGGTTTATTCAGTTATGGATCAGGTTCAGTTGGCGAATTTTATAGTGCGACATTAGTTGAAGGCTACAAAGATCATTTAGATCAGGCTGCTCACAAAGCATTATTAAATAACCGTACCGAAGTATCTGTTGATGCATATGAAACATTCTTCAAACGTTTTGATGACGTTGACTTTGACGAACAACAAGATGCTGTTCATGAAGATCGTCATATTTTCTACTTATCAAATATCGAAAATAACGTTCGTGAATATCACAGACCAGAGTAG